The Corallococcus caeni genome includes a region encoding these proteins:
- a CDS encoding SCP2 sterol-binding domain-containing protein — MATAKEIIETEIPNRLQAKPELAKEINAVIHFDVSGEGGGKWTLDTTKSEGWVSEGINGASKMTVSVSNDDFVKITEKKLNAQMAAMQGKLKFKPMDMGLAMKLAKLLG; from the coding sequence ATGGCGACCGCGAAGGAAATCATCGAGACGGAGATCCCCAACCGGCTGCAGGCCAAGCCTGAGCTGGCGAAGGAGATCAACGCCGTCATCCACTTCGACGTCTCGGGTGAGGGCGGCGGCAAGTGGACGCTGGACACCACCAAGTCCGAGGGCTGGGTGTCCGAGGGCATCAACGGCGCGTCGAAGATGACGGTCTCCGTCAGCAACGACGACTTCGTGAAGATCACGGAGAAGAAGCTCAACGCGCAGATGGCCGCCATGCAGGGCAAGCTCAAGTTCAAGCCCATGGACATGGGCCTCGCCATGAAGCTGGCGAAGCTGCTGGGCTGA
- a CDS encoding acyl-CoA thioesterase — protein MHFEESSLTLRVRPNDLDVLGHVNNATTLEYLEAGRWAWLERQGLTRGGPVVAVVSRVEVDYRREIPPGDVVVHTELESPAADELEADGLNYRARFRQRVFLAADGPLAVEALVSVAFLDARARSLASLQQFLDGARVPAATSAQEPLP, from the coding sequence GTGCACTTCGAAGAGTCCTCCCTCACGTTGCGCGTGCGTCCCAACGACCTGGACGTCCTGGGGCACGTGAACAACGCCACCACGCTGGAGTACCTGGAGGCCGGCCGCTGGGCCTGGCTGGAGCGGCAGGGGCTGACGCGCGGCGGTCCGGTGGTGGCAGTGGTGTCGCGCGTGGAGGTGGACTACCGCCGGGAGATTCCCCCGGGCGACGTGGTGGTGCACACGGAGCTGGAGTCGCCCGCCGCGGACGAGCTGGAGGCGGACGGCCTCAACTACCGCGCCCGGTTCCGGCAGCGCGTGTTCCTGGCGGCGGACGGGCCGCTGGCGGTGGAGGCCCTGGTGAGCGTGGCCTTCCTGGACGCGCGGGCCCGGTCGCTCGCGTCGCTGCAGCAGTTCCTGGACGGCGCGCGCGTCCCGGCGGCCACCTCCGCCCAGGAGCCTCTCCCATGA
- a CDS encoding serine aminopeptidase domain-containing protein, whose protein sequence is MSTNAKPEFASQELWVPTSQAHALHVVEARTSATPATAPGILFVPGLFSDGRFFLGGQGDGPARYFVDEGCVAYVVSLRGHGKSRWPAKRAYDWSFDTYVRHDIPDLVRAVRARHTGPLFLLAHSMAGYAALAALGVDPSLQASLSGVCTLSSAVNDYSDGGFKKRFQLGISSAVAGVLGRFPAKALKQGPWDEPAGVMRQFTDWAPTGAFRSADGATDYWSALGQVTLPVFAGVGAADVFHASPSRAQKLVAHLGSARKELAVLGRAQGLSWEAGHFDVVRGERARAEVLPRVLAWMRQTAPAH, encoded by the coding sequence ATGAGCACGAACGCGAAGCCGGAGTTCGCCTCGCAGGAGCTCTGGGTCCCCACGTCCCAGGCGCACGCGCTGCACGTCGTGGAGGCGCGCACGTCCGCGACGCCCGCGACCGCGCCGGGCATCCTCTTCGTCCCGGGCCTGTTCTCCGACGGCCGCTTCTTCCTGGGCGGGCAGGGCGATGGGCCCGCGCGCTACTTCGTGGACGAGGGCTGCGTGGCGTATGTCGTGTCCCTGCGCGGCCATGGCAAGAGCCGCTGGCCCGCGAAGCGCGCGTATGACTGGAGCTTCGACACGTACGTGCGCCACGACATCCCGGACCTGGTGCGGGCCGTGCGCGCGCGCCACACCGGGCCGCTGTTCCTCCTGGCCCACAGCATGGCGGGCTACGCGGCGCTGGCGGCGCTGGGGGTGGACCCGTCGCTCCAGGCGTCGCTGTCCGGCGTGTGCACGCTGTCCTCGGCGGTGAACGACTACAGCGATGGCGGGTTCAAGAAGCGCTTCCAGCTGGGCATCTCCTCCGCGGTGGCGGGAGTGCTGGGGCGCTTCCCGGCGAAGGCGCTGAAGCAGGGGCCCTGGGACGAACCCGCGGGCGTGATGCGGCAGTTCACGGACTGGGCGCCCACGGGCGCGTTCCGCAGCGCGGACGGCGCGACGGACTACTGGAGCGCGCTGGGCCAGGTGACGCTGCCGGTGTTCGCGGGCGTGGGCGCGGCGGACGTGTTCCATGCGTCCCCCTCGCGCGCGCAGAAGCTGGTGGCCCACCTGGGCAGCGCTCGCAAGGAGCTGGCCGTCCTGGGCCGAGCGCAGGGGCTGAGCTGGGAGGCGGGCCACTTCGACGTGGTGCGCGGAGAGCGCGCCCGCGCCGAGGTGTTGCCCCGCGTACTCGCGTGGATGCGCCAGACGGCGCCCGCGCACTGA
- a CDS encoding MarR family winged helix-turn-helix transcriptional regulator codes for MRRPTSITSPSESEARSEGKDEAVEEKAAMERLLQEGDQSTPDSRRFMGLIRELAHFRSLRDPLASLCDDMRLTPTQVHALGWLGMDGPIQVGVLAQRIGITKKTITGVVDRLEDMGMVERGRDAEDRRAVTAKLTERGCEIYRVIQLMTDAGIRRLMGLLPEDDREALFGIIERMLARMKAGAPPR; via the coding sequence ATGCGTCGCCCCACCTCCATCACCTCCCCCTCGGAGTCCGAAGCGCGCTCCGAGGGGAAGGATGAGGCCGTCGAAGAAAAGGCCGCGATGGAGCGCCTGCTCCAGGAAGGGGACCAGTCCACGCCGGACTCACGCCGCTTCATGGGGCTCATCCGGGAGCTGGCCCACTTCCGCTCCCTGAGGGACCCGCTGGCGAGCCTCTGCGACGACATGCGGCTGACCCCCACCCAGGTGCACGCGCTCGGGTGGCTGGGCATGGACGGCCCCATCCAGGTCGGGGTGCTGGCCCAGCGCATCGGCATCACCAAGAAGACCATCACCGGCGTGGTGGACCGCTTGGAGGACATGGGCATGGTGGAGCGCGGCCGGGACGCGGAGGACCGCCGCGCCGTCACCGCGAAGCTCACCGAGCGGGGCTGTGAAATCTACCGCGTCATCCAGCTGATGACGGACGCAGGCATCCGTCGCCTGATGGGCCTGCTCCCCGAGGACGACCGCGAGGCGCTGTTCGGCATCATCGAGCGGATGCTCGCCCGCATGAAGGCCGGCGCCCCGCCGCGCTGA
- a CDS encoding response regulator, which yields MVLVVDDDPDILEALSEILEAEGFEIRRARNGKEALERLEPDPPHLILLDLMMPVMDGWEFAQRMRQKPAFAGIPIIVLSADRNVGSKAKDIGAMGHLAKPFELNDLLSMVRQSLSPPVDTSRV from the coding sequence GTGGTTCTGGTCGTGGACGATGATCCCGACATCCTGGAGGCCCTGTCGGAGATCCTCGAAGCCGAGGGCTTCGAGATCCGCCGGGCCCGCAACGGCAAGGAGGCCCTGGAGCGCCTGGAGCCGGACCCTCCCCACCTCATCCTGTTGGACCTGATGATGCCGGTGATGGACGGCTGGGAGTTCGCCCAGCGCATGCGCCAGAAGCCGGCCTTCGCGGGCATCCCCATCATCGTCCTCAGCGCGGACCGCAACGTCGGCAGCAAGGCGAAGGACATTGGCGCCATGGGCCACCTGGCCAAGCCCTTCGAGCTCAACGACCTGCTGTCGATGGTGCGACAGTCACTCAGCCCCCCGGTGGACACCTCGCGCGTCTGA
- a CDS encoding AMP-binding protein: MLDIIQRLEAVDPRRGLFLYDDFVGPPEFLPYREFASRVAGAAEHFRARGITPGTRVVLPFETSAPVIFAFLGLMELGAVPLSVKPYILSTPKGPYRDFLARIRERYGASLVLDAPSLAGLELPLERLPLPPAGAKRSGVKLREVAPGELAFVQFSSGSTSFPKGVPITQENLAANLRMITRHDGRTSEDRVTSWLPLYHDMGLIGGLLTCLAVGNDLLLSQPASFLMDPLGWLELISTEKVMGSVIPNFAIDYALKSLKSADADDLKRLDLSRVRSIYLGSEPINIPNLEQFLEILAPCGLRRDVFMPCYGMAETVLMVASVPPGQTVRVITAPNGQPAISVGQPLTEFEVRLRTEDGRLCGEGEMGEIELRGGSLAPSYFLDDRPLRGAEGFYATGDLGFQKGGELFITGRINDRIKVNGQSFFSADFEQAVERLAFIRPGRTAVIQVKGRLVVLAEVNHPSALERLTESRKQVCQSVLETVGVTLAQEDVLFIRYGQLQKTSSGKLQRRAITEAYEQGRIRTVTPMELRADLLQMRAQRLVLGSVMVARQRGRRWMASGKAALSAGLQRLRPGGQRQDGP; encoded by the coding sequence ATGCTCGACATCATCCAGCGGCTGGAGGCGGTGGATCCGCGACGCGGCCTGTTTCTCTACGACGACTTCGTCGGGCCGCCTGAGTTCTTGCCCTACCGGGAGTTCGCCTCCCGGGTGGCCGGGGCGGCGGAGCACTTCCGCGCGCGCGGCATCACGCCGGGCACGCGCGTGGTGCTGCCCTTTGAAACGTCCGCGCCCGTCATCTTCGCGTTCCTGGGGCTGATGGAGCTGGGCGCGGTGCCCCTGTCCGTGAAGCCGTACATCCTGAGCACGCCGAAGGGGCCCTACCGGGACTTCCTCGCGCGCATCCGGGAGCGCTACGGCGCCTCGCTCGTGCTGGACGCGCCGAGCCTGGCCGGGCTGGAGCTGCCCCTGGAGCGGCTGCCGCTGCCGCCCGCGGGGGCGAAGCGCTCGGGCGTGAAGCTGCGCGAGGTGGCGCCCGGAGAGCTGGCGTTCGTGCAGTTCTCGTCGGGGTCCACGTCGTTCCCCAAGGGCGTGCCCATCACCCAGGAGAACCTGGCCGCGAACCTGCGGATGATCACCCGGCACGACGGCCGTACGTCCGAGGACCGGGTGACGAGCTGGCTGCCGCTGTACCACGACATGGGGCTCATCGGCGGGCTGCTCACCTGCCTCGCGGTGGGCAACGACCTGCTGCTGTCGCAGCCCGCCTCGTTCCTGATGGATCCGCTGGGCTGGCTGGAGCTCATCTCCACCGAGAAGGTGATGGGCTCCGTCATCCCCAACTTCGCCATCGACTACGCGCTGAAGTCGCTCAAGTCGGCGGACGCGGACGACCTGAAGCGGCTGGACCTGTCGCGCGTGCGCAGCATCTACCTGGGCAGCGAGCCCATCAACATCCCCAACCTGGAGCAGTTCCTGGAGATCCTCGCCCCGTGCGGTCTGCGGCGCGACGTGTTCATGCCCTGCTACGGCATGGCGGAGACGGTGCTGATGGTCGCGAGCGTGCCGCCGGGTCAGACGGTGCGCGTCATCACCGCGCCCAACGGCCAGCCCGCCATCTCCGTGGGCCAGCCGCTGACGGAGTTCGAGGTGCGGCTGCGCACGGAGGACGGCCGGCTGTGCGGCGAGGGGGAGATGGGCGAAATCGAGCTGCGCGGCGGCAGCCTGGCGCCGTCGTACTTCCTGGACGACCGGCCCCTGCGCGGCGCGGAGGGCTTCTACGCCACGGGCGACCTGGGCTTCCAGAAGGGCGGCGAGCTCTTCATCACCGGGCGGATCAACGACCGCATCAAGGTCAACGGCCAGAGCTTCTTCTCCGCGGACTTCGAGCAGGCCGTGGAGCGGCTGGCCTTCATCCGGCCGGGCCGCACCGCCGTCATCCAGGTGAAGGGCCGCCTCGTGGTGCTGGCGGAGGTGAACCACCCGTCCGCGCTGGAGCGCCTGACCGAAAGCCGCAAGCAGGTCTGCCAGTCGGTGCTGGAGACGGTGGGCGTGACGCTCGCGCAGGAGGACGTCCTCTTCATCCGCTACGGCCAGCTCCAGAAGACGAGCAGCGGCAAGCTCCAGCGCCGCGCCATCACGGAGGCCTACGAGCAGGGCCGCATCCGCACCGTGACGCCCATGGAGCTGCGCGCGGACCTGCTCCAGATGCGCGCCCAGCGGCTCGTGCTGGGCTCGGTGATGGTCGCGCGGCAGCGGGGCCGCCGGTGGATGGCCTCCGGGAAGGCCGCCCTCTCCGCGGGCCTCCAGCGCCTGCGGCCGGGCGGACAGCGTCAGGACGGGCCCTGA
- a CDS encoding ferritin-like domain-containing protein has translation MSVLARSLEHEEATVASSPLPPSESRPAIQLELYEAFTQRGLSLVDVTWEQQRLHESRRWSVVELLSQVDFTQIGEADRHLVWNAGRAELTTKPGADRLERLADLECRRWQETNPTVAAIMQACGTWSRYWNEEEAHHETAFNRLSTVLRLEPVSDATFIEFRKVFPDDDMLRTLTLLAISEVVAAVDYGQCSQMVQDPGLRALFKQVAADEVQHMTYFIAFAKALVDSGAYKAKEAFAVAHLFLRDGGEVHGSKRERVESRDTHVNWWDQLEHREGFYAPDALRKKEQLIFHALKRITGITVTSREEVEDTWMDLVGC, from the coding sequence ATGAGCGTCCTGGCGCGAAGCCTCGAGCACGAAGAAGCGACCGTCGCCTCGTCCCCCCTCCCGCCGTCCGAAAGCCGCCCGGCCATCCAGTTGGAGCTGTACGAAGCCTTCACGCAGCGCGGCCTGTCGCTGGTGGACGTCACCTGGGAGCAGCAGCGGCTGCACGAGTCGCGGCGCTGGAGCGTGGTGGAGCTGCTCTCCCAGGTGGACTTCACGCAGATCGGTGAAGCCGACCGGCACCTGGTGTGGAACGCGGGGCGCGCGGAGCTGACGACGAAGCCGGGCGCGGACCGGCTGGAGCGGCTGGCGGACCTGGAGTGCCGCCGGTGGCAGGAGACGAACCCCACGGTCGCCGCCATCATGCAGGCGTGTGGCACGTGGAGCCGGTACTGGAACGAGGAGGAGGCGCACCACGAGACGGCGTTCAACCGCCTGTCCACGGTGCTGCGGCTGGAGCCCGTCTCCGACGCCACCTTCATCGAGTTCCGCAAGGTGTTCCCCGACGACGACATGCTGCGCACGCTCACGCTGCTGGCCATCTCCGAGGTGGTGGCGGCGGTGGACTACGGCCAGTGCTCGCAGATGGTCCAGGACCCGGGCCTGCGGGCGCTGTTCAAGCAGGTGGCCGCGGACGAGGTGCAGCACATGACCTACTTCATCGCCTTCGCGAAGGCGCTGGTGGACAGCGGCGCGTACAAGGCGAAGGAGGCGTTCGCGGTGGCGCACCTGTTCCTGCGCGACGGCGGCGAGGTGCACGGCAGCAAGCGCGAGCGCGTGGAATCCCGCGACACCCACGTCAACTGGTGGGATCAGCTGGAGCACCGCGAGGGCTTCTACGCGCCGGACGCGCTGCGCAAGAAGGAGCAGCTCATCTTCCACGCCCTCAAGCGCATCACCGGCATCACGGTGACGTCGCGCGAGGAGGTGGAGGACACCTGGATGGACCTCGTCGGGTGCTGA
- a CDS encoding CaiB/BaiF CoA transferase family protein, whose product MPEPSSPLAGLRVLDLSRLLPGPYATLVLADLGATVDTVEDPDVGDATRHMPPHRDGEGALYYGLHRNKRSLTLNLKTPEGRDALLRLVSRYDVLVESFRPGVMDKLGVGEAVLRQRNPRLIYCAISGYGQTGPDRLKAGHDLNYVARAGLLGYGGEAGGAPAFPGVQMADIGGGSLFALVGILAALYERERTGVGRFVDVSMTDGALAFLHLHLASRLFMGKEGAPLQRGSEPLNGGYPSYGLYRTADDRWLAVGALEPKFFGALCAKLGRPELMDDAYTGGEASARVKAELTRVFAGQPLAHWREQLSGAEFCVEPVAEGDEVLADPQLRARGLFVEVDDAQRGMRVTHLLTPLRMGDVALRPPPTLGQHSRVILEDAGFTAEEISRLIA is encoded by the coding sequence ATGCCTGAGCCGTCTTCCCCCCTCGCCGGCCTGCGAGTGCTGGACCTGTCGCGCCTGCTGCCTGGCCCGTACGCGACGCTGGTGCTGGCGGACCTGGGCGCCACGGTGGACACCGTGGAGGATCCGGACGTGGGGGACGCCACCCGCCACATGCCGCCGCACCGCGACGGCGAGGGTGCGCTCTACTACGGGCTGCATCGCAACAAGCGCTCGCTCACGCTGAACCTCAAGACGCCGGAGGGCCGCGACGCGCTCTTGCGCCTGGTGTCCCGCTACGACGTGCTGGTGGAGAGCTTCCGCCCCGGCGTCATGGACAAGCTGGGCGTGGGCGAAGCGGTGCTGCGCCAGCGCAACCCGCGGCTCATCTACTGCGCCATCTCCGGCTACGGCCAGACGGGGCCGGACCGGCTCAAGGCCGGGCATGACCTCAACTACGTGGCCCGCGCGGGCCTGCTGGGCTACGGCGGCGAGGCCGGCGGCGCGCCCGCGTTCCCGGGCGTGCAGATGGCGGACATCGGCGGGGGGAGCCTCTTCGCGCTGGTGGGCATCCTGGCCGCGCTCTACGAGCGCGAGCGCACCGGCGTGGGCCGCTTCGTGGACGTGTCCATGACGGACGGCGCGCTGGCGTTCCTCCACCTGCACCTGGCCTCGCGCCTGTTCATGGGGAAGGAGGGCGCGCCGCTCCAGCGCGGAAGCGAGCCGCTCAACGGCGGCTATCCCAGCTACGGCCTGTACCGCACCGCGGACGACCGCTGGCTCGCGGTGGGCGCGCTGGAGCCCAAATTCTTCGGCGCGCTCTGCGCGAAGCTGGGCCGCCCGGAGCTCATGGACGACGCGTACACCGGCGGTGAAGCCAGCGCGCGCGTGAAGGCGGAGCTCACCCGCGTCTTCGCGGGCCAGCCCCTGGCGCACTGGCGCGAGCAGCTCTCCGGCGCGGAGTTCTGCGTGGAGCCGGTGGCGGAGGGTGACGAGGTGCTGGCGGATCCGCAGCTGCGCGCGCGCGGCCTCTTCGTGGAAGTGGATGATGCGCAGCGCGGCATGCGCGTTACGCACCTGCTCACGCCGCTGCGCATGGGCGACGTCGCACTGCGTCCACCGCCCACGCTGGGCCAGCACTCGCGTGTCATCCTGGAAGACGCGGGTTTCACGGCCGAGGAAATCTCGCGCCTGATTGCATGA
- a CDS encoding holo-ACP synthase encodes MGLGHDLQSITELEAARALREPDVFFTAAELAHFERAANPEQSLAAGFSAKEALFKALPAVDGWFWTDAELVHDARHAPRFRFHGTLAAHVAREGLQVAVSLSHSGGFVSTVVLVTRAPSP; translated from the coding sequence ATGGGCCTGGGCCACGACCTCCAGTCCATCACGGAGCTGGAGGCCGCACGGGCCCTGCGGGAGCCGGACGTCTTCTTCACCGCCGCGGAGCTCGCCCACTTCGAGCGCGCGGCGAACCCGGAGCAGAGCCTGGCGGCGGGCTTCAGCGCGAAGGAGGCCCTCTTCAAGGCGCTGCCCGCCGTGGACGGCTGGTTCTGGACCGACGCCGAGCTCGTCCACGACGCGCGGCACGCGCCGCGCTTCCGGTTCCACGGCACGCTCGCGGCGCACGTGGCGCGCGAGGGCCTGCAGGTCGCTGTATCGCTGTCGCATAGCGGAGGGTTCGTCTCGACCGTGGTCCTCGTGACGCGCGCTCCGTCCCCCTGA
- a CDS encoding efflux RND transporter permease subunit: MSPLKTFISRPIFTAMLMLAVVVFGLFAYPKIGVDQFPDVDFPVVTVTTVLPGADPESMEKNVSDPLEEALNTLNGVDTLKSINVESVSQIVVQFKLSTKVDVAAQDVRDRVQATLSKLPDEVETPVVEKFDIGAAPIITLALAGAMPVEELTRVADDVVKPALQRQPGVGSIDIVGGREREIQLVVDPQRLRGFGLAISDVSQALKAQSLDVPGGRSMDSGRERIVRLTSEAKSVEEIRNIIITSTAGSPVRVRDVAEVVDGPAEQRSGAKSGERSAVALVVRKQSGSNTVQVADLVQESLGEINKSLPAGIQVETVTDNARFIRSSIHAVQEDLILGGVLAVLIVLVFLRNLRSTIVAAIALPVSVVGTFAVMAALGFTFNMITMLALTLSIGLLIDDAIVVIENIVRHMEEGATPMQAALEGAGQIALAVLAVTLAIVAVFIPVAFMDGMIGKFFYQFGVTVAVATLISYVVSMTLTPMLSSRLLREHGHPTGISAAVEKVLVGMENGYRKMLGGILRHRLITMIVAVGVLFLTFGMMRFLKFTFIPEQDNGNIKLTVELPIGSTIQETQTQLDTFASQVRALPGIASTFTTAGGGVQEEVHKGEVLINLKPVKDRAFKQSELKAYLRQNIHAPKGVTVAVQDVAAVSGGGARSQQVQFNLRGDNWKELTESAEKMRQAMLKNPGLTDVDMTYRSGKPQYDVQVDRDRAALLGVPAASLGATLRAYLGRDKVLDYREGGDTYEVKLRLPPETLASADALGQLAVRAPTGQLVELRNLARIVPAEGPVQIDRQAQKRQVTMLANLKEGYALSDAITYMQGYAAKELPKSVTGELEGNAKELGKSVAAFGTALLLGIILIYMILAAQFESLIHPFTIMLSLPFAFIGAIGGLLITGQYMSMFALIGVIMLMGLVVKNGILLVDFTLQVREKGRTAHEALLEAAPVRLRPILMTTIAMIAGMIPVALAKGDGAETRAPMAITIIGGLITSTFLTLGVVPVVYSLMDQLAARFKRNKGSDAGFAGGSGTAHGPGNEDREREAAAAAAARVETA, encoded by the coding sequence ATGAGTCCGCTCAAGACCTTCATTTCCCGGCCCATCTTCACCGCCATGCTGATGCTGGCGGTGGTGGTGTTCGGCCTCTTCGCCTATCCAAAAATCGGCGTGGACCAGTTCCCCGACGTCGACTTCCCCGTCGTCACCGTGACGACCGTGCTCCCGGGCGCGGACCCGGAGTCCATGGAGAAGAACGTCTCCGACCCGCTGGAGGAGGCGCTCAACACGCTCAACGGCGTGGACACGCTCAAGTCCATCAACGTCGAAAGCGTTTCGCAGATCGTCGTGCAGTTCAAGCTGTCCACCAAGGTGGACGTCGCGGCGCAGGACGTGCGCGACCGCGTGCAGGCCACGCTGAGCAAGCTGCCGGACGAGGTGGAGACCCCCGTCGTCGAGAAGTTCGACATCGGCGCGGCCCCCATCATCACGCTGGCGCTCGCGGGCGCCATGCCGGTGGAGGAGCTGACGCGCGTCGCGGATGACGTGGTGAAGCCGGCCCTCCAGCGCCAGCCGGGCGTGGGCAGCATCGACATCGTCGGTGGCCGCGAGCGGGAGATCCAGCTCGTGGTGGACCCGCAGCGGCTGCGCGGCTTCGGTCTGGCCATCAGCGACGTCAGCCAGGCGCTCAAGGCCCAGAGCCTGGACGTGCCGGGTGGCCGCAGCATGGACAGCGGCCGTGAGCGCATCGTGCGCCTGACCTCCGAAGCGAAGAGCGTGGAGGAGATCCGCAACATCATCATCACCAGCACGGCCGGGTCGCCGGTGCGCGTGCGTGACGTGGCGGAGGTCGTGGACGGCCCCGCGGAGCAGCGCTCCGGCGCGAAGAGCGGCGAGCGCAGCGCGGTGGCGCTCGTGGTGCGCAAGCAGTCCGGCTCCAACACGGTGCAGGTGGCGGACCTGGTGCAGGAGTCGCTGGGGGAGATCAACAAGTCGCTGCCCGCCGGCATCCAGGTGGAGACGGTGACGGACAACGCGCGGTTCATCCGCTCGTCCATCCACGCGGTGCAGGAGGACCTCATCCTGGGCGGCGTGCTCGCGGTCCTCATCGTGCTGGTGTTCCTGCGCAACCTGCGCTCCACCATCGTGGCGGCCATCGCGCTGCCGGTGTCCGTGGTGGGTACGTTCGCGGTGATGGCGGCGCTGGGCTTCACCTTCAACATGATCACGATGCTCGCGCTGACCCTGTCCATCGGTCTGCTCATCGACGATGCCATCGTGGTCATCGAGAACATCGTCCGTCACATGGAAGAGGGCGCCACGCCCATGCAGGCCGCGCTGGAGGGCGCCGGACAGATTGCCCTCGCGGTGCTCGCGGTGACGCTGGCCATCGTGGCGGTGTTCATCCCGGTGGCCTTCATGGACGGCATGATCGGCAAGTTCTTCTACCAGTTCGGTGTCACGGTGGCGGTGGCGACGCTCATCTCCTACGTGGTGTCCATGACGCTCACGCCCATGCTGTCCTCGCGCCTGCTGCGTGAGCACGGGCACCCGACGGGCATCTCCGCGGCGGTGGAGAAGGTGCTGGTGGGCATGGAGAACGGCTACCGCAAGATGCTGGGTGGCATCCTCCGGCACCGGCTCATCACGATGATCGTCGCGGTGGGCGTGCTCTTCCTCACCTTCGGGATGATGCGGTTCCTCAAGTTCACGTTCATCCCCGAGCAGGACAACGGCAACATCAAGCTCACGGTGGAGCTGCCCATCGGGTCCACCATCCAGGAGACCCAGACGCAGCTGGACACCTTCGCGTCCCAGGTCCGGGCGCTGCCGGGCATCGCGTCCACGTTCACCACGGCGGGCGGCGGCGTGCAGGAGGAGGTCCACAAGGGCGAGGTGCTCATCAACCTGAAGCCGGTGAAGGACCGCGCCTTCAAGCAGAGCGAGCTGAAGGCCTACCTGCGCCAGAACATCCACGCGCCCAAGGGCGTCACCGTGGCGGTGCAGGACGTGGCCGCGGTGTCCGGTGGTGGCGCGCGCTCGCAGCAGGTGCAGTTCAACCTGCGCGGCGACAACTGGAAGGAGCTGACCGAGTCCGCGGAGAAGATGCGCCAGGCGATGCTCAAGAACCCGGGCCTCACCGACGTGGACATGACGTACCGCTCCGGCAAGCCGCAGTACGACGTGCAGGTGGACCGCGACCGCGCGGCCCTCCTGGGCGTCCCGGCCGCGTCCCTGGGCGCCACGCTGCGCGCCTACCTGGGCCGCGACAAGGTGCTGGACTACCGCGAGGGCGGTGACACCTACGAGGTGAAGCTGCGCCTGCCTCCGGAGACGCTGGCCTCCGCGGACGCGCTCGGCCAGCTGGCCGTGCGCGCCCCCACGGGGCAGCTGGTGGAGCTGCGCAACCTGGCGCGCATCGTCCCGGCGGAGGGCCCGGTGCAGATCGACCGGCAGGCCCAGAAGCGGCAGGTCACCATGCTGGCGAACCTGAAGGAGGGCTACGCGCTGTCCGACGCCATCACCTACATGCAGGGCTACGCGGCGAAGGAGCTGCCCAAGAGCGTCACGGGCGAGCTGGAAGGCAACGCGAAGGAGCTGGGCAAGTCGGTGGCCGCGTTCGGCACGGCGCTGCTGCTGGGCATCATCCTCATCTACATGATCCTCGCGGCCCAGTTCGAGAGCCTCATCCACCCGTTCACGATCATGCTGTCCTTGCCCTTCGCGTTCATCGGGGCCATTGGCGGCCTGCTCATCACCGGCCAGTACATGTCCATGTTCGCCCTCATCGGCGTCATCATGCTCATGGGTCTGGTGGTGAAGAACGGCATCCTCCTGGTGGACTTCACGCTGCAGGTCCGTGAGAAGGGCCGCACGGCGCACGAGGCGCTCCTCGAGGCCGCCCCGGTCCGTCTGCGCCCCATCCTCATGACGACCATCGCGATGATCGCCGGCATGATCCCGGTGGCGCTGGCGAAGGGCGACGGCGCGGAGACGCGCGCGCCCATGGCCATCACCATCATCGGCGGCCTCATCACCTCCACGTTCCTCACGCTGGGCGTGGTGCCGGTGGTGTACTCGCTGATGGATCAGCTGGCCGCGCGCTTCAAGCGCAACAAGGGCAGCGACGCGGGCTTCGCGGGTGGCTCTGGCACGGCGCATGGCCCGGGCAACGAGGACCGCGAGCGGGAAGCCGCCGCGGCCGCCGCGGCGCGGGTGGAGACGGCTTGA